The Lactuca sativa cultivar Salinas chromosome 2, Lsat_Salinas_v11, whole genome shotgun sequence genome includes a window with the following:
- the LOC122196517 gene encoding uncharacterized mitochondrial protein AtMg00810-like: protein MYTRKKDGNTLIVGVYVDDLLVTGSCQEAVKKFKLEMNERFEMSDLGPLAYYLGIEVNQQENCITLKQEAYAKNLLAKTQMLACNPTKSPMEHKIKLLKDEEGEPVNPTEYRSIVGGLRYLTHTRPDITFAVGVVSRFMEKPTMKHL from the coding sequence ATGTACACTAGGAAGAAAGATGGAAATACCCTGATTGTTGGGGTATATGTCGACGATCTGTTGGTTACAGGGAGCTGTCAAGAGGCTGTGAAGAAGTTCAAACTAGAGATGAATGAAAGGTTTGAAATGAGTGACCTTGGGCCATTGGCTTATTACTTGGGAATAGAAGTAAATCAGCAGGAGAATTGCATTACTCTCAAACAAGAAGCATATGCCAAAAACCTTCTAGCTAAAACTCAAATGCTAGCCTGTAACCCTACCAAAAGCCCCATGGAACACAAGATAAAGCTCCTTAAAGATGAAGAGGGAGAACCTGTCAATCCCACTGAATACAGGAGTATAGTGGGTGGACTCAGGTATTTGACACACACTCGCCCTGATATCACGTTTGCAGTTGGTGTAGTCAGCCGTTTTATGGAAAAACCTACTATGAAACACCTTTAG